The Megalobrama amblycephala isolate DHTTF-2021 linkage group LG16, ASM1881202v1, whole genome shotgun sequence genome includes the window TTGAGATGGCACCTGGACCTTGGGAAGCGACGGGGAAGGAGAGAGAAGGTTGAGGTAAAGAATAAAGCGGCTGGGCCTGTGCCGCTAACGGAGGCATCCTCACGCTAGGGGCTGCTGTAGGCCACAGCTGGGGAAAAGTGTTAGCGAGAGGGGAAGGAGAAGGAAAAGTTGTTCGGGCTTGCGATTCTTGCGGAGGCAACCTCACGTCAGGAGCCGCAGGCCACGAACGTTGAGGAGAATTCGAGACAGTGAGCAGTACAGGTTGAGCCTGCCCCgctagcggaggcagcctcacgctaggGGGAAGACAACCACTGGTAGAGGCGGGTAATTCCGTACGGGGGGCGGTGCTGGAGAAACCCGCGGAAAGAGGCTGAGTAGAAGGAGGAGGGTGCGGCGTAGCAGCGGCGGAATCTGGGGCTCGGCCCAGGCTCGCTGAAGGCCCGCTGCCCTTACCAGACGATCGGCGTTGAACTGGTCTTGCTGTAGAGGAAGACTGAGTTTGAGAGGTACGTGGTTTTTTACCTTTGCTGCTTGAAGTCGTTTTCTTAGAGGGAGAAAGGGGTTTAAAGGGAGCGCAAGTTGACTGCAGGCttgaatataatttatataactcGGGTTTATTCATCCGTCTCGAGAAATGGACATCCGCGCTGATCAGAGCTTGCCTTAATCCCAGCACTGTCCATTTCTCGATTGCAGGAATGGTTGGTTGAGCCATAGAGtaggaggatgatgatgatgatgatgatgacgatgagGAAGAAGGTGTGTGTCTCACCGGTGGAGGAGAGGGCTGGTCTAGCCGCCTTGGACTACGGATAGTGGAGCGGATAGGCTGACGGCCGCGCAATGGAGTCGGAGACTCAGCGACGGCACCTGGCGGCGCATGGCTGCTCCTTGGGATGGCGCGGTTCGGCGAAAGAGTCTGTGAATATAGAGACTCATCATCGGACGGGAAGAGTTCGATTTCCGACATTTTAGGCGAACCTattctggaaactgtcgaggatctTTGGGTGAgttttgactgtgattatatacaggcctgaactcatgctgattgggtagatacgttgattacagattgttgacagctggttgagatgacgtaatCATTAAGATGACGTAATGATTGGGTAGgttatttgacttgttcctcctgaactacgttaatgaaacataattatatccattttttttgtaaatacttcatactttaaattacattaatacaatTATAACTTCAAATACCTGTCCTGATCTCAGGTGTTTGTGTCAATACATTATActgttaaaattacattaatagtTATAACTTCAGATACCTGTCCTGATCTCTGGTGTTTCAtgtcaaattacattaatacagttaTGAACTTCAGATACCTGTCCTGATCTCTGGTGTTTCAtgtcaaattacattcatactgttaaaattacattaatacagttaTGACTTCATAATACCTGTCCTGATCTCTGGTGTTTCATGTCAGattacattaatacagttaTGACTTCAGATACCTGTCCTGATCTCTGGTGTTTCGtgtcaaattacattaatacagttaTGACTTCATATACCTGTCCTGATCTCAGGTGTTTcgtgtaaaattacattaatacagttaTGACTTCAGATACCTGTCCTGATCTCAGGTGTTTCAtgtcaaattacattaatagAGTTATAACTTCAGATACCTGTCCTGATCTCAGGTGTTTCGtgtcaaattacattcatactgttaaaattacattaatacagttaTAACTTCATATAACTGTCCTGATCTCAGGTGTTTCAtgtcaaattacattaatagAGTTATAACTTCAGATACCTGTCCTGATCTCAGGTGTTTCAtgtcaaattacattcatactgttaaaattacattaataaagTTATAACTTCAAATACCTGTCCTGATCTCTGGTGTTTCATGTCAGattacattaatacagttaTGACTTCATATACCTGTCCTGATCTCAGGTGTTTCGtgtcaaattacattcatactgttaaaattacattaatacagttaTGACTTCAGATACCTGTCCTGATCTCTGGTGCTTTCATGTCAGattacattaatacagttaTAACTTCAAATACCTGTCCTGATCTCTGGTGTCTCATGTCAGattacattaatacagttaTAACTTCAAATACCTGTCCTGATCTCTGGTGTTTCATGTCAGattacattaatacagttaTAACTTCAAATACCTGTCCTGATCTCAGGTGTTTCGtgtcaaattacattcatactgttaaaattacattaatacagttaGTGTTTTAATACAGTTTAGTTAGTTTTCACTTAAGTAAGCTTACTGACTTTACAATTCTATCATGGAGTTATCACACAATACAAATCTGTAGTTAAACCTCAGTTTTTATTAATCTCCATTTTGCCATTTTATAGATTTTTATTAATCTCTATTTTCAGCCAATTgcttgtaaagaaattattcaGAATGAATTATTATTCAATTAATTCCATTCtcaatttaatttacacagaTAGAACATAAGATGTTTGATGATGTTTGAAGAACTAGTTGATTCACTGCTTACAGGATCTTCTCATGTACTATCTCCCAAACCATCACTTTTCTGAAGAGTGGAATGTCACACTACAGAGAAAGAGACAAATGAATCAAGAGTATAGTAAAATGTTTAAAGGATTAAAGGTGTGAACAGAACAGTACCTGTCTGAAAGTGAGTGGCTTTCCTTGAGAAAGGAAGTCTGCATATTTACAGACAAAAACACCACAGTCATTGCCATTCACCTGTTTAGGCCTAGACACAATTTTAAGCAGAATATTTAATCTTAAAATGACACTTAATTGAGAGAAGATCCATATAATTCATTATATGGTGTCATACATAAGTTCTCATTCGGCCGATGGTCCACCTGGAAGCCTCCAAGATGCAGCCTTTCTTGACCTTGTGCTCCTCTGTGAGGTACTTTCTGTTAAATTAAACAGAAGATGCATATGTAGATATTCAATGAATGATCAAACCACAGAATAACAGAAAAAATAAGAAGACACTCACAAGAACATGTGACAGATATCATCATGTCTCTGACCCATTGAGTCATAGCACTGTATGGTCTGGGATTTAAAATCAATTACCTGGTGGTTCGAAGCAATATAGACAACAAGACAAACTGAAAATCATAAATAGTGTTTTacacttttcaaaaacatgtaaatataaaacagtgcatCCTAACTTATAAATGACTTACAGCCAAAGCCCAATGCATGCCTAGGTGCAAAGGAACAAAAACAAGATCAAAGAGGAAGAGGTCCTGAGTTTTTGTCCAGTTCTTCACTGCTGCATGGCCTTCACCGCTCTGAAGCTTTGAGTAGAAGAAAGTACTGAAAGAGAAGACTTTAAGGCTTCCCAGCTGATCACTGTTTCTTTTCATTAGCAAGGACAAATAGAAGTTGATAACCTTGAAAAGAGaagatagaaaaaaatatttaaaattattaggAATGCATGACATTGGTCACATTCAGCATTAGTGCTTTATGATCAACAATTGTCTGATTATGTTGATACTGTTGGCAAATCAAATCATCAGAGCCCCCCAGACATATCTATTtctcaattttaaattgattctcatttttataAACCCTGAATCAAAATGATTGATCATTAAATTTGTGTTATTACCCAGCCCTAATGTGCAGTGCAGAatcaatttattcattttgatacaaattttgataaaatattGAGGACAAAccttccccccccccccatttttcTTTACAAACATGTGATGCATTATTCCCAATAAGCCAAGGCATTTATCTTAAGCAAATAGTCAATTTATTTTTCTAACTTTTACCTTGTCATTAAGCCAGCAACCCTCCTTCAGTGTGGCCAAGTCACCCTGTGTAATACACAGTTTGAAGGCTCTGCTGATCACCTGGTTTGGGTCTTGTAGTGCCAGAGTATCATTCACCTCAGATGACATGTCCTacacataaacagaacagaaaaacttaaaaaacaagCTAAAATAATTTGATCTGTGGAcaaactttatttacaaaacacaTCGTTAGAATTttactataaatataaacataaatataaaatttcacCTCTGACAGCCTGGGTAAGTGCTCACTATGGTACAAATGAGAAAATCTGTCACCATGTGTCATTGTGGTCGCTTGTGTcaattcatcttcagaaagatccaCACCACATGGCTTTTTTATGTCAAGGcaaatgcacaaaacaactTGCTAAATTTCAAGTGAGATTTTCTGTAAAAACAACAGAGTAAGATAAAGAAGTGTATATTACCTGAACAGAGTTTTTGTCCATCTCTGTGTCTTCTGTCCTCTGGGATTCTgggatatttgtttttgactttttatggaTATTTGTATCCTCTGataatgaaattaattaaaatcaaaacattacatttacatgagAAACACACAAAGGCATTTTAAAAATGAGCCATAAAATTATACCAGCATCAGGTACTGTTTGAGGTAAGATGAATTGCTcacaaaatttttaattttctgtcatcctttactcaccctcaagataatctttggaatacaaattaaaattggaacaacatgagtgtaAGTAAAGGATGACAAATGTCATTTTTAGTTTCTGTAttctatataacacttttaacaAACATTGTAAATGAAAGTCAAAAACACACCTTTATTTGCACCTATTTCCACTGTTTTACGTTTCCtggatgttttttgtttgactTTCTTCAAGCGACTTGGTAAAGCTCTAAGATTTTTCTTGGCAGGTTCTTGCTGCTGGAGAACCAGGCCATCTTCCTTGGGTAAACAGGATTTCAGGGTCTCACAAAGGTCATGAACAACTCTGGATGCATTCTTGATAGCTTCTTTATCAGTGCAAATATATGAAATGTCGTGCAAAGTCTTGAGCTCTTCACGTAGATGCCACTGATCGCCTGCTAAACCTGATGACTGTGACTTACTACTTACTTTCTGCTTCCCCGTGCATGGTACAGAACTATCAAAAACATCAAAGCAGAGGTCTTCTTGATTGCTGATTTCATTGCTCTGGGGATCTTGTGTTAAAGCAACATTGAAATCCAGAGTTACATATGGGTTTTGACGGTACTCTGGGCTAAGATCAACCCACGTTTTGTCAGTGTGCCTAAAAATGGCAAAGAAATGCTTGCATGGTAAGAACGTTGTTTTGAAGAGGACACATTCACATGATGGGTATTTTTCAGAGTCACCAAGTTCTACTTTATACCATGCAGAAGTTGTCTCACTCTTGACCTTAAAAGATTCCTTTCCAAGCACCTCTACGTGTTCTTTGGAATAGCTGGAAGCTGCCTCGATACTGTTCAAGCAATGTTTGACAAAACTTCTTGGTCTGTCTTTCAGAAATGCTGGAACAGCTGGATTGTAAGTCTTGCATTCACTACTGTAGATGAAGTTGAGTCTACTGTATGACAGCAACTGCTCTGGGACAAACTCACATACTAGTGTTTCAAGCAGAGATGACAGACTTCCTGTGCAAGAAAATTTGAGGTAGAAGCTCTTCAATGATTTATTGAGTGCCTCAACTCCATTGTTGGTGGTAACTGCCACAGAGAATCCATGCGGTGCATAGGCCCTACACCACCTctggaaaacaacaacaaaaacaatgaaattaGCTTGATACAAGTAAGTTCTGTAGGAAGAACGGAACAAAGAAACATCAAGTGCAAATTGAGTGGAAGTGCTCTAAATGCCTGCCTGTTCTTTTACCTTCTACCTGTCtaaatgtacaaatattgaACATGAAATGTGGAACACAGAACACGCCCAGTGCAGTACCTCACCTCCCGAACACACAACCACCTTTTATCAACATAATTTTTGACTTCAAGGGATTTGTAAACTTTGCTCTCCTTCAGTCTTTCAACCTCACTATCACAAGCTGCTTCACTTGGGGCACTAGCTATGTCACGGAGGTGGTCAAGTAGTTCATTTTGCTCAGAGAGAGACAACTTGTTCTTGGCTGTCAGGGAGAGTACATGGGAGATTAAAAGTCATTGGAAAAGTGATACAACTTAACTTTTAATAAACAGGCTTGGctattgcaagaaaaaaagacataatATAACAGGTGTATTGTCCTGTTGGAATCCAAAAGTATctgttattaataaataaaatcaaatagtAGGGTAGTAGGCTGTGAAAGGCTATGGCAATTTGGGAATTGCCAAACTTAGCAATTTCTAAAACCTGAATAAACTGAGATTTACTGAATTTACTGAAAGTAAATTCTGAACTGGTGTACTGCTAATAATGAGGAAAAATAGcaacaatgtatttttttttatttttttattttttgtaatcatGTATCAAGACTTTGGCCCATATTTTCAGGAGTAAATTTTAAATGCAGCGCAATATTTTATACATCACAAATGCAAGTTTATTTCATCCACACCTTGCCTTGTCCATCGCATCCAAGCTTGCTCACGATGGAATGAGCATAGATAGTTCTGAGAATTTGGAAATACATGTTTCAAAGCTTGATATTCTTGTTGTGAGTAATCAAGCATGAAGTATTTTGGCTCCCAATGCTGATTCCACTGTTTCAAGATGTTAAGGGCTTCGGTTATTGCAGCAGTTGTCTCATTTTCACATATAAACTCAGCGATAGGCTTGTATCCAATATTTGTCCGAACAACAAGAAGAAACAAGGGCAATGCATATTTGGTTGTTCTGTAAGTAGCATCAAGAAGGACCATATCTCCATAACGCTTAAGTAATTCTTTGTTGTGCATTCTGAAATAAACAAGAAAGTTCTTGTGAGATGTTACTCCTGGTGATGTTACTCTCCAAATCAGAGTCTCGAGACTGGAAATTTATTCTTCTGTTTCACTCAAACTTCAGAACTGTCTGCTCGATGTTGTTTTCTGTATTTCCGAAAGAAAAACTTGGCATTTGGATCTGTTAATTTCCattcatcaatttttttttctacctgCAGTTGATCAAAGCCAGAATATTTTCC containing:
- the LOC125249118 gene encoding uncharacterized protein LOC125249118 isoform X2 is translated as MYFQILRTIYAHSIVSKLGCDGQGKRWCRAYAPHGFSVAVTTNNGVEALNKSLKSFYLKFSCTGSLSSLLETLVCEFVPEQLLSYSRLNFIYSSECKTYNPAVPAFLKDRPRSFVKHCLNSIEAASSYSKEHVEVLGKESFKVKSETTSAWYKVELGDSEKYPSCECVLFKTTFLPCKHFFAIFRHTDKTWVDLSPEYRQNPYVTLDFNVALTQDPQSNEISNQEDLCFDVFDSSVPCTGKQKVSSKSQSSGLAGDQWHLREELKTLHDISYICTDKEAIKNASRVVHDLCETLKSCLPKEDGLVLQQQEPAKKNLRALPSRLKKVKQKTSRKRKTVEIGANKEDTNIHKKSKTNIPESQRTEDTEMDKNSVQPCGVDLSEDELTQATTMTHGDRFSHLYHSEHLPRLSEDMSSEVNDTLALQDPNQVISRAFKLCITQGDLATLKEGCWLNDKVINFYLSLLMKRNSDQLGSLKVFSFSTFFYSKLQSGEGHAAVKNWTKTQDLFLFDLVFVPLHLGMHWALAVIDFKSQTIQCYDSMGQRHDDICHMFLKYLTEEHKVKKGCILEASRWTIGRMRTYA
- the LOC125249118 gene encoding uncharacterized protein LOC125249118 isoform X1, which translates into the protein MYFQILRTIYAHSIVSKLGCDGQGKRWCRAYAPHGFSVAVTTNNGVEALNKSLKSFYLKFSCTGSLSSLLETLVCEFVPEQLLSYSRLNFIYSSECKTYNPAVPAFLKDRPRSFVKHCLNSIEAASSYSKEHVEVLGKESFKVKSETTSAWYKVELGDSEKYPSCECVLFKTTFLPCKHFFAIFRHTDKTWVDLSPEYRQNPYVTLDFNVALTQDPQSNEISNQEDLCFDVFDSSVPCTGKQKVSSKSQSSGLAGDQWHLREELKTLHDISYICTDKEAIKNASRVVHDLCETLKSCLPKEDGLVLQQQEPAKKNLRALPSRLKKVKQKTSRKRKTVEIGANKEDTNIHKKSKTNIPESQRTEDTEMDKNSVQPCGVDLSEDELTQATTMTHGDRFSHLYHSEHLPRLSEDMSSEVNDTLALQDPNQVISRAFKLCITQGDLATLKEGCWLNDKVINFYLSLLMKRNSDQLGSLKVFSFSTFFYSKLQSGEGHAAVKNWTKTQDLFLFDLVFVPLHLGMHWALAVIDFKSQTIQCYDSMGQRHDDICHMFLKYLTEEHKVKKGCILEASRWTIGRMRTYCDIPLFRKVMVWEIVHEKIL